Within the Thalassophryne amazonica chromosome 19, fThaAma1.1, whole genome shotgun sequence genome, the region TTtgcaaaactgcaatggaaacacaCGTTCCACtatgacaggtcatatgatgtacaaacagacaaatgacattctaaaatacatcaGGCAGTAACGTGTGAACACAGGAAGAAATGAAAAGTTTAAGCCTTATGAGAAATAAAGCTGCAGCAATAttgaacttgaaaagtaaaaaaaaaaggcagtgttTAGAGGGATGTACTCCTTCTGTCATCATGGCTATTGGAATGACTGTTCTCGCGAGAGCCTCATTGGGTTGATGGTTACCGCGAGAGGACAAATGCCAGTCGTCACATTCCGTCACTTTCATTCTCGTGTTTTGTCGACATCCTGACAGTGTCGCTGTCTGTAATGAAACCCAGCTACTGTTTAATGGTTACTGTGGCTGTCTGTGCAGAAAGTGACACAGAAAAGCAGTTAACAGCTGCAGTGGTGCTAAACGTGGCCTGACAGTGACATGAATGAAATAATAagggaaaatttaaaaaaatggataATTTAATTTTTCCCTTTATATTTCAGCAATGACAAGCAAACTCGTTTCAAATAATGAGGTCTAAATGATGGTAAATAACTATCTATTACAGCAGTGGCTCAGTAAACCGTGTGTGAATGTTGTTCAGCACATGTGCTAAAACGACCACGTAGAGTTTCATTTGAAGCAGCTTTTCGGTGAACCAGCACCCACATGACATTTTTGACTTATTAGGCTGTTTGAGACGAAGCCACGATACACACGTGCTGCTTTCTAGCATATGAGTGGTTTCACAGCTTGCTGACCATTGTTTGTTGACTCTTTTTGTCCCCTGCTTGCAGATTGATTACACCGGCGTGGACGCGTCCAGTCCGTGCTACAGCTGCGCTCAGAACTTCAGCTGGAACAGCAGCACGCCATGCGTCTGCTTCATCAACTTCACCTTGGAGCAGCCGTTTGAGGTGAGCCGCCTTCGCTGCTCGGAAGCAACATAAAAGCCACTCTACTGTCGATAAATGTCTGTTTAGCTCCAAAGCAGGAGGCACTCAAGGTTTCATTCTCATTGATTAGTCTTGTTTTAAAACAGGCAGCACTTTGGGAAGGCGGTCATTGATTAATGATCAGAAACACTCAGTCAGCTGTTCTGACTTGCTGCACTCTAAATGTGATTATCTCAGACTTTAACTAAGGATTTTTTCATTGACAATCTGTCAataatttcatattttattaatgtaCTGTAACTTGTtacttgtttatttgttttagtaGTTTAGGAGGTCCTTTCACTTACATaccgaaaaatcacacattcattattgTAATAATAGCAATTGTAATGACTATTTACAtcaggctttcccaggaatcaaagcactaaacgaAATAAATTCTTTACAATAAGAGAATAAaggcaaacaataaaaaacaatgtttttattGATCAGCTTGTGTTAAGTAACTCATCATTTCAGCACAGTATTTGTcagaatttcaaaatgtgcataTTTTCCAGTGTGACGCCGGTTGTGGTGCTGCCGGGCGTGCGCACCAGTGATGTGCAGCTCCAGTCACAGCTACGATGTGTTAATTCAATCTGACCACAACTTGAACCCACAAAATATTAATAATGACAAAGTGATGCCTCACCTGTAACGACACCATAATTAGCGCACAGAACAGAAGTAATTCTGCTGATGTCTACATGACAAACTTCTCCAAATACTTCCCACTGCTTACTTTTCTTTGAGGTTtgctttctgtattttttttatttatttatttttttttattgtaaattcTCCCGTCCCGTCTCCGCCGCCCCCTCCCACAGGTGTCTGTGGTCGGTCGGCACTGCTGCCTCCTTTCATGACTGCACTGATTCAAGCACTGCAGTTTTATTCCTTAAACATCGATATGTTGATTGATGTTTTTACTAACACACTGAGTTAATAATATATTAAGTTCTGTTTTACAGAAGTGCATTTTTGGCACATACTCGCATTTTATGGTAAAATCACTTTCTCCCTGCAGAGTAACGTCTTCATGTACTATGGATTGTCCAACTTCTATCAAAACCACAGACGTTACGTGAAGTCGAGGGACGACAGCCAGCTGAACGGTGATCGTTCTGCTCTCAAGGTGTAAACTTGTATTTGTACATTTTGCACAAATAGGTTTTCAAGAAATGCTTAAATGTAACACTGATGACTCGACAGAATCCGAGCAAGGAATGTGATCCGTACCGGACAACCGATGGTGTGCCCATCGCTCCTTGCGGGGCCATAGCTAACAGCCTCTTCAACGGTAAGTCATAGCGCACACTCCCCAACAGTGAGAACTTTGGTTCCTCTCGGTGTCAGTACATATCTTTTGCCACACTCATTTTGGCACCAGACAAAACAGTCTGTGAACACGTTCACATTGTACAGGTCATTTATGGCGTTGTTGATaaaccatattttccagactctATGTCACAATGGAGTCTTTATCACATCTGGAATAACAAATGCATCAAGTTGAAATAAAATGCCATGTTTATTTTTCAAATATGGTGCTACTCGTTCATGCATCAAGaatcaaaattaatttaatcagtgCATCATTTCTTAAAGCGCAGCCTGTATTAGTAAGCAGAAGGTAACAGGTTAATTAACGTTATTGTACAAGACACAAAGAACTCGAGTAAACCGCTTCTTatcaccactgaacagacaaaacCATCAAAGAGGagcaaaatgtgtgcacatttatgTCAGAAAATCTAAATACACTTCTTAAAACAACTATTCATTTCTAAAACTATTATATAATTAGCCTGTGTCAAAAATCCAGCCCCTTGCCTGTgccgtgacacctgggtaatggttCAAATAGGGGATTACCTGTTGTGTTGAAATACAGTGTGGACCTttttggggaccttgtgtgcctcaTGGCTgttatggtaaccatgaaggcccaacaggaatccTGAACACAACATGGCTAACAggactctggtgaaacaagaaatcCTCAGTGgcggatcaggcagaggaggtgatggcttgtaacccaatgactgtgaaggtggatgaaggctacagcaggtcctcagaccctgatcatctgggatttcccaggctaaggatctgtcaagtaccatgtgtttgtcagtgtgcagCAGCATTTCCACATTAAACAATCTCATGCACAGGTATGTCTCTATTGACCCTGGATGTAGGTTTTACCCTGCACTGCACACCCACAAGTCTTTCAGCGATCAGCAAAGAGTGACAGGGGCAGGATTGTATGCTGCGTCTGTTAGAAACAGTGGACGTAAAGACTGagactgttcagtcatctccacatccaccatcTCATCCGGGAATCGATCAtgagacaatcttcctcaccactgtGGGATTGCCATGATACAGTTAGCTTAGCTGTCCTACTCTGTTGCACTTATGGCTGTCCCATAATGTGCAGATAAGTTGAGCGCCAAGTGGTATGAAAGTTACCCCTATCTTTAATAAAGTTtgcagtctttcagtttgagaacatgatttattaattGTACTTGTTCCCTAAGACCCAGCATGTCCTCCTCATACAAATCTTCCTATTCTTATTTTATGGAGGCTGGCATACAGCTTaagggtgcattactgccaccttctgcagtGTGGCTCAGACAGAACCTCATTCAGATCGAGAGGCAGCTTTCAGTTGTCACCTCTGTAGACAGTGCCATCTTTTGGCTGTAAATGTCTTATCCAGAAAATTCAGTAATATCAGGAGGAAGGagagatgacattttggtggtaATGGATGAGTTGATCAGTTGATCATGTCACtggcaaaattattattatatacaacaTACAAGTGAACTCGCACTCCAAACACAGCGCATGCTAAAAATGAATTTCCATCTTATTCACCTTCAGACGtatgagcagcagcagcaggtctgagcagttctgtaattttgaCGTCCAGAAGTGGCATTTTATTTGAATTTGTAAATGTCCTGATGACAGATGagcctgaggtttttttttttctgagtgtcACGGAGCTGTAAGAGCTAACACAAGCAGCACACACTGGCAGACAAACCGCCTGCAGGTCTTTCACAGTCTTTAGTTAATTATCTTAAATGTGAAATGAGGTGGAACCCTGCAGATGATGCTGCAGACTGTTTAGCAGCTGTCGGTTGTTTACAGTCCACTTGTTTTGAGAAGAGGATCGCTGTTTGTTCACAAAGATTGTTGAGGGTGGACAGAGTCGCCGCTCTGACAGATTTAAAAACCGTCCATGAAATGCTGTTGATCCAGTTGGTAgctaaaataaaatcacagcgtTGAGCCTTACTTAATGTTATTGACCTACTTTTGTGAATAGTCATTTTATATTTTGGGTAATGCTGCTAACACGCACTTCATTGTGTGGTGgtgattccccccccccacccgacCCACGTTTCTCTGTAGACACTCTTGAGCTCTATTATATTGATGTAAATGGAAGCAGAACAGAGATCCATCTGGCTAAGAAGGGTATTGCCTGGTGGACTGACAAGCACGTGAAGTTTAGGAATCCTGGTGGAAGCAACAACAACCTGACTGCAGCTTTCCAAGGTGATTTTTATCTCTGTCCCACTTGGACGTGACCTTTCACACTTCCTCGTTGTCCAGTGACGAGCTTGGTCTTGTTTCGCCTTTTGTTTTCCAGGAACTACCAAACCGGTGAACTGGAGGAAGCCGGTCTATGAACTGGACCCACTGGATCCTGACAACAACGGTTTTATCAATGAGGATTTCATTGTGTGGATGCGCACAGCCGCCTTACCCACTTTTCGTAAACTCTATCGTATCATCCAGAAGAAGTCGAGCATGACTCCAACTCTGCCCAGCGGCAAATACCTCCTGAATATCACCTACAGTATCCTTTGACTTGCAGCATTCTCACAAGAACAAAAGCAGAGAGATACAGTCCAGCCTGTAGGGGGCGCTGGGTGGCGTCCAAGCAACTTTTCAATTAAAGGTGGTTTCCATTTTTAACTGTTTTCCAGTTAATCAAGTACTCTAAATATCTGCAGTCGGTGTAAAGAAATCAGTCGCCATCAAGTTTTAGG harbors:
- the LOC117532045 gene encoding cell cycle control protein 50A-like, whose translation is MMASNYNAKEEDGHHSGSSSHGGPGPVKNKKPDNTAFKQQRLPAWQPILTAGTVLPAFFVIGLIFIPIGIGLFVTSNNIKEFEIDYTGVDASSPCYSCAQNFSWNSSTPCVCFINFTLEQPFESNVFMYYGLSNFYQNHRRYVKSRDDSQLNGDRSALKNPSKECDPYRTTDGVPIAPCGAIANSLFNDTLELYYIDVNGSRTEIHLAKKGIAWWTDKHVKFRNPGGSNNNLTAAFQGTTKPVNWRKPVYELDPLDPDNNGFINEDFIVWMRTAALPTFRKLYRIIQKKSSMTPTLPSGKYLLNITYNYPVLSFDGRKRMILSTISWMGGKNPFLGIAYITVGSICFFLGVVLLIIHHKYDTRNNSADIPN